The Streptomyces sp. NBC_01268 genome window below encodes:
- a CDS encoding helix-turn-helix transcriptional regulator gives MLTKRVAVTVHATDPLSRAGLISHLQHQPSIEVMPEHTADEAAESQTGTPSVAVMLADRIDEPATTELRRVLRGGDQRVVLVAGELREPDLLTVVEYGVRAILWRHQATEQRLLNAVHSAARGDGELPPDLISRLLNQVGRLQRATTTATTGTAPLFGMAPREVDVLRLLAEGLDTRQISEKLAYSERTVKNILHALMTRLHLANRAHAVAYALREGYI, from the coding sequence ATGCTCACCAAGCGCGTGGCAGTGACCGTCCACGCTACCGATCCGCTCAGCCGGGCCGGACTGATCAGCCATCTTCAACACCAGCCGTCCATAGAGGTGATGCCCGAGCACACGGCCGACGAGGCCGCCGAGTCGCAGACCGGCACGCCCTCCGTCGCCGTGATGCTCGCCGACCGGATCGACGAACCGGCCACGACCGAGCTGCGGCGCGTCCTGCGCGGCGGGGACCAGCGGGTGGTGCTCGTCGCCGGGGAACTGCGTGAGCCGGACCTGCTGACGGTCGTCGAGTACGGGGTCCGCGCCATCCTGTGGCGCCACCAGGCGACCGAGCAGCGGCTGCTCAACGCGGTGCACAGCGCGGCGCGCGGCGACGGGGAGCTGCCGCCGGACCTGATCAGCCGCCTCCTCAACCAGGTGGGACGACTGCAGCGGGCGACGACCACCGCGACCACGGGGACGGCGCCGCTCTTCGGGATGGCGCCCCGCGAGGTGGACGTCCTGCGGCTGCTCGCCGAGGGCCTCGACACCCGGCAGATCAGCGAGAAGCTGGCGTACTCGGAACGCACCGTCAAGAACATCCTGCACGCGCTGATGACGCGTCTCCATCTCGCCAACCGGGCTCATGCCGTGGCGTACGCACTCCGCGAGGGCTACATCTAG
- a CDS encoding AfsR/SARP family transcriptional regulator, which produces MEFRLLGTVSIAAEAGELPLGPAKRRSVLAALLLRANAVVPVDRLIDAVWDERPPARARTVVQGHVSRLRALFEQGGAEEYGVELATHGQAYELRMPDHLLDAHRFEELVQLAGHQKHPGDAVLMLREALALWRGPALTGAVPSEPLVVAARALEETRLVTVEQLAAAYGRLGEHVKAAALLRAESVANPLRESLAAALMLSLYRAGHQSDALDCYHRTRTQLADDLGVDPGPALRAAYEAVLRGTPPAAPPSAGDAPVAGGTADWPEVAGAPSAEAEPPAPSPALPAPDLLPRAPRGFLGRARELAALDTAVERARVALVTGPAGVGKTALALNWAHRRASHYPDGVLYADLRGFSPDDGVDSADVLREFLPALGVPPRQVPESPTAAAALYRSLTEDRALLVVLDNVRSADRARPLLPAGARSATVVTSRLRLGGLVVTELARPVPLGVLGLDDSAALLAAAVGGDRVDAEPAAARRLAALCDGLPLALRVTAAQLAARPHWRLADLAAELADEQRRLSLLSVDDSEGADGQGVAAALRLTVQGLPEEAGRLFRQLGVVPGTDLDRHAAAALLDRTPPVAAEALDRLCDAHLLTEYAPGRHTLHDLVRLYARGLDADEDALLRLLDHYTLTAMAAARAAEPDDQPCCAAPSNARLPRTAPQFAGRDAALLWYAAERDNLAAAVASARAAGLHDRAWRLAVLQWPYILWHSHDGWVPLLEAAADSASREKDPDAESRVRALLGWILTQENRLTEALVHLRLAPPLAARAGEASSEATALVNLAVALDRFGVSDESLAHTARAAALVRGSGDVMTELLALEHRARQLLSVGDPAGALACAREGLALDGDTVNGLVGVRHSMLTATAGTALIDLGRTEEAATLLVRAREMGLAHGYKESVQRVEAQLRRLDAAAVATTER; this is translated from the coding sequence GTGGAGTTCCGCCTGCTCGGAACGGTGTCCATCGCGGCCGAGGCAGGTGAGCTGCCGCTCGGCCCCGCCAAGCGGCGCAGCGTACTCGCGGCGCTGCTGCTGCGGGCGAACGCCGTCGTCCCGGTGGACCGGCTCATCGACGCCGTCTGGGACGAGCGCCCGCCCGCCCGCGCCCGCACCGTCGTCCAGGGCCACGTCTCCCGGCTGCGGGCGCTCTTCGAGCAGGGCGGCGCCGAGGAGTACGGGGTCGAGCTGGCCACCCACGGGCAGGCCTACGAGCTGCGGATGCCCGACCACCTCCTGGACGCGCACCGCTTCGAGGAGCTGGTCCAGCTCGCCGGGCACCAGAAGCACCCCGGGGACGCGGTCCTCATGCTGCGCGAGGCGCTCGCCCTGTGGCGGGGGCCCGCGCTGACCGGGGCGGTGCCCAGCGAACCGCTCGTGGTGGCCGCGCGCGCCCTGGAGGAGACCCGGCTGGTGACCGTCGAGCAGCTGGCGGCGGCGTACGGGCGGCTCGGCGAACACGTGAAGGCGGCGGCGCTGCTGCGCGCCGAGTCCGTCGCCAATCCGCTGCGCGAGTCCCTCGCGGCGGCCCTGATGCTGTCGCTGTACCGGGCGGGGCACCAGTCGGACGCGCTCGACTGCTACCACCGCACCCGGACCCAGCTCGCCGACGACCTCGGCGTGGACCCGGGCCCGGCGCTGCGGGCGGCGTACGAGGCCGTGCTGCGCGGGACCCCGCCGGCCGCCCCGCCCAGCGCGGGCGACGCGCCCGTGGCGGGCGGCACCGCCGACTGGCCCGAGGTGGCGGGCGCCCCCTCCGCCGAGGCCGAACCGCCGGCCCCCTCCCCCGCGCTGCCCGCGCCCGACCTGCTGCCCCGCGCCCCGCGCGGCTTCCTCGGGCGGGCCCGGGAGCTGGCCGCCCTCGACACCGCCGTCGAGCGGGCCCGGGTCGCGCTGGTCACCGGACCCGCCGGGGTGGGCAAGACCGCCCTCGCGCTGAACTGGGCGCACCGGCGCGCCTCCCACTACCCGGACGGGGTCCTCTACGCCGACCTGCGGGGCTTCAGTCCCGACGACGGGGTCGACAGCGCCGACGTGCTCCGCGAGTTCCTGCCCGCGCTCGGCGTGCCGCCGCGCCAGGTGCCGGAGTCGCCGACGGCCGCCGCCGCCCTGTACCGCTCCCTGACCGAGGACCGGGCGCTGCTCGTCGTGCTGGACAACGTGCGCAGCGCCGACCGGGCCCGGCCGCTGCTGCCCGCCGGTGCGCGGAGCGCGACCGTGGTCACCTCCCGGCTGCGCCTCGGCGGCCTGGTCGTCACCGAACTCGCCCGCCCGGTGCCGCTCGGCGTCCTGGGGCTCGACGACTCGGCGGCCCTGCTCGCCGCCGCGGTCGGCGGGGACCGGGTGGACGCCGAGCCCGCGGCCGCCCGCCGGCTCGCCGCCCTCTGCGACGGGCTGCCGCTCGCGCTGCGGGTGACCGCCGCCCAGCTCGCCGCCCGACCGCACTGGCGGCTCGCCGACCTCGCCGCCGAACTCGCCGACGAGCAGCGCCGGTTGTCCCTGCTGTCGGTGGACGACTCCGAGGGCGCCGACGGACAGGGCGTGGCCGCCGCGCTCCGCCTCACCGTGCAAGGCCTGCCCGAGGAGGCCGGGCGCCTCTTCCGGCAGCTGGGCGTGGTGCCGGGCACGGACCTCGACCGGCACGCCGCCGCGGCGCTGCTCGACCGGACGCCCCCGGTCGCCGCCGAGGCCCTCGACCGCCTCTGCGACGCCCACCTGCTCACCGAGTACGCGCCCGGCCGTCACACCCTGCACGATCTGGTGCGGCTCTACGCCCGCGGCCTCGACGCCGACGAGGACGCACTGCTGCGCCTCCTCGACCACTACACGCTCACGGCCATGGCCGCCGCCCGCGCCGCCGAGCCGGACGACCAGCCGTGCTGCGCGGCACCGTCCAACGCCCGACTGCCCAGGACCGCGCCGCAGTTCGCCGGGCGGGACGCGGCCCTGCTCTGGTACGCGGCCGAGCGCGACAACCTCGCGGCGGCCGTCGCCTCGGCCCGCGCGGCCGGCCTCCACGACCGGGCCTGGCGACTGGCCGTCCTCCAGTGGCCGTACATCCTGTGGCACAGCCACGACGGCTGGGTGCCGCTCCTGGAGGCCGCGGCCGACTCCGCGTCCCGGGAGAAGGACCCCGACGCCGAGTCCCGGGTCCGCGCCCTCCTCGGCTGGATACTCACCCAGGAGAACCGTCTCACCGAGGCCCTGGTGCACCTGCGTCTCGCGCCCCCGCTGGCCGCCCGCGCGGGCGAGGCCTCCAGCGAGGCGACGGCGCTGGTCAACCTGGCCGTCGCCCTCGACCGCTTCGGCGTCAGCGACGAGTCCCTCGCCCACACCGCGCGGGCCGCTGCCCTCGTACGCGGCAGCGGGGACGTCATGACCGAGCTGCTGGCCCTGGAGCACCGGGCCCGCCAGCTGCTCTCGGTGGGCGACCCGGCGGGCGCCCTCGCCTGCGCCCGGGAGGGGCTCGCCCTGGACGGCGACACGGTCAACGGCCTGGTCGGCGTGCGCCACAGTATGCTCACGGCCACGGCGGGCACCGCCCTGATCGACCTGGGCCGGACCGAGGAGGCCGCGACCCTGCTCGTACGGGCCCGGGAGATGGGGCTCGCGCACGGTTACAAGGAGAGCGTGCAGCGGGTGGAGGCGCAGCTGCGCCGGCTCGACGCGGCGGCCGTGGCGACGACGGAGCGTTAG
- a CDS encoding NPP1 family protein, translating into MYLIPPASPSRRGRRRSAVAALLCALALVLGVPATAHAAVLPQLPQNADGLDQTFSPAYDFDTDGCYVTAAIGTDGTLNPGLKLGGTVNGKCHDYAQLAAANSYSRSKCNNGWCAVMYASYFEKDQATWGPLAIGHTHDWEHVVVWISGDQVQYVSVSQHSGYQVAARSAVRFDGTHPKIVYHKDGASTHCFRFANPDDDRIENATGGWFYPRLVGWNGYPAGLRDKLTGADFGSATLKIRDVDFAYHLGRSKPAGIPFDPNA; encoded by the coding sequence GTGTACCTGATACCCCCAGCATCCCCCTCCCGGCGCGGGCGGCGGCGCTCCGCCGTCGCCGCGCTCCTGTGCGCCCTGGCCCTCGTCCTCGGCGTCCCCGCCACCGCCCACGCCGCCGTCCTCCCGCAGCTGCCGCAGAACGCCGACGGGCTCGACCAGACCTTCTCTCCCGCGTACGACTTCGACACCGACGGCTGCTACGTCACCGCCGCCATCGGCACGGACGGCACCCTCAACCCCGGCCTGAAGCTGGGCGGCACGGTCAACGGCAAGTGCCACGACTACGCCCAGCTGGCCGCCGCCAACAGCTACTCGCGCAGCAAGTGCAACAACGGCTGGTGCGCCGTGATGTACGCGAGCTACTTCGAGAAGGACCAGGCGACCTGGGGTCCGCTGGCGATCGGGCACACGCACGACTGGGAGCACGTGGTCGTCTGGATCAGCGGCGACCAGGTCCAGTACGTGTCGGTCTCCCAGCACAGCGGCTACCAGGTGGCCGCCCGCTCGGCGGTGCGCTTCGACGGCACCCACCCCAAGATCGTCTACCACAAGGACGGGGCCTCGACCCACTGCTTCCGCTTCGCCAACCCGGACGACGACCGGATCGAGAACGCCACCGGCGGCTGGTTCTACCCGCGCCTGGTCGGCTGGAACGGCTATCCGGCCGGCCTGCGCGACAAGCTGACGGGCGCCGACTTCGGTTCCGCCACGCTCAAGATCCGGGACGTCGACTTCGCGTACCACCTCGGCCGCTCCAAGCCGGCGGGCATCCCCTTCGACCCGAACGCCTGA